One genomic segment of Centropristis striata isolate RG_2023a ecotype Rhode Island chromosome 13, C.striata_1.0, whole genome shotgun sequence includes these proteins:
- the kcnj12b gene encoding ATP-sensitive inward rectifier potassium channel 12 translates to MSVGRAHHHHHSFVSCEEEGLRLGTMPAVGSFGNGKIHTRRKYHSRFVSKAGQCNIHFSNMDEKSQRYISDIFTTCVDIRWRYMFLLFSLAFVVAWLTFGLAYWVIGILHGDMDHTEGEDNFVPCVTQVNTFVAAFLFSIETQTTIGYGARCVTEECPAAVFMVVFQSIVGCIIDAFMIGAIMAKMARPKKRAETLLFSHNAVIALRDGKLCLMFRVANLRKSHIVEAHVRAQLVKPRYTEEGEYIPLDQIDMNVGYDKGTDRLFLVAPLTVIHEIDEESPLFGISKQDLESSDFEIVIILEGLVEATAMTTQARSSYLPSEILWGHRFEPLIFEEKSQYRIDYAYFHKTFEVPSTPRCSAKDMEERKFPTSGANSFCYENELAFISRDEEEEEEEGDVASSEEDKKLANEQAAPGRDQKSSRRESEI, encoded by the coding sequence ATGAGTGTGGGAAGGgcccatcaccaccaccacagcTTCGTGTCCTGTGAAGAAGAAGGCCTGAGACTCGGTACCATGCCTGCTGTGGGCAGCTTCGGCAATGGCAAGATCCACACGAGACGCAAATACCACAGCCGGTTTGTCAGCAAGGCCGGCCAGTGCAACATCCATTTCTCCAACATGGATGAGAAGTCGCAGCGGTACATATCTGACATTTTCACAACATGTGTGGACATCCGCTGGCGATACATGTTCCTGCTGTTCAGCCTGGCGTTTGTGGTGGCCTGGCTAACATTCGGCCTGGCGTACTGGGTCATCGGCATCCTACACGGTGACATGGACCATACCGAAGGGGAGGACAACTTTGTTCCCTGTGTCACGCAGGTAAACACCTTCGTGGCAGCTTTCCTGTTCTCTATTGAGACCCAGACGACCATTGGTTATGGTGCTCGTTGTGTTACGGAGGAATGCCCGGCTGCTGTCTTCATGGTGGTCTTTCAGTCCATCGTTGGCTGCATTATCGACGCCTTCATGATTGGTGCCATTATGGCCAAGATGGCAAGGCCCAAAAAGCGTGCAGAGACTTTACTGTTTAGCCACAATGCAGTCATCGCTTTGCGGGACGGGAAACTGTGCCTCATGTTTAGGGTTGCTAATCTTAGGAAGAGCCACATTGTGGAAGCTCATGTGCGAGCCCAGCTGGTCAAGCCCCGTTACACCGAGGAAGGTGAATACATCCCGTTGGATCAGATTGACATGAACGTAGGTTATGACAAAGGCACAGACCGCCTGTTTCTGGTTGCACCCCTCACTGTCATACATGAGATCGATGAAGAAAGCCCACTCTTTGGCATCAGCAAGCAAGACCTCGAATCCTCTGACTTTGAGATAGTAATTATCCTAGAAGGATTGGTGGAGGCCACCGCCATGACGACGCAGGCACGCAGCTCTTACCTGCCCTCAGAGATCCTCTGGGGTCACCGCTTCGAGCCTCTCATCTTCGAGGAGAAGAGCCAGTACCGGATAGATTACGCCTACTTTCACAAAACCTTCGAAGTACCATCCACCCCGAGATGCAGCGCCAAGGACATGGAGGAGAGAAAATTCCCGACATCTGGCGCCAACTCCTTCTGCTATGAGAACGAGCTGGCCTTCATCAGcagggatgaggaggaggaggaggaggagggagatgtGGCGAGTAGCGAGGAAGACAAGAAGCTAGCGAATGAGCAGGCCGCTCCTGGACGTGATCAAAAGTCCTCCCGCAGAGAATCAGAGATTTAA